A genomic stretch from Hemicordylus capensis ecotype Gifberg chromosome 1, rHemCap1.1.pri, whole genome shotgun sequence includes:
- the PPP3R1 gene encoding calcineurin subunit B type 1 isoform X3 — translation MGNEASYPLEMCSHFDADEIKRLGKRFKKLDLDNSGSLSVEEFMSLPELQQNPLVQRVIDIFDTDGNGEVDFKEFIEGVSQFSVKGDKEQKLRFAFRIYDMDKDGYISNGELFQVLKMMVGNNLKDTQLQQIVDKTIINADKDGDGRISFEEFCAVVGGLDIHKKMVVDV, via the exons GGAAATGAGGCAAGCTACCCTCTGGAAATGTGCTCGCACT TTGATGCAGATGAGATTAAACGATTGGGGAAGAGATTTAAAAAACTTGATTTAGATAACTCTGGTTCTTTGAGTGTGGAAGAGTTCATGTCTTTGCCTGAGTTACAACAGAATCCACTTGTACAACGAGTAATAGATATATTTGATACAGATGGAAATGGAGAGGTAGACTTCAAAG AATTTATTGAAGGAGTCTCCCAATTCAGTGTCAAAGGTGACAAGGAACAGAAGTTGAGGT TTGCTTTCCGTATCTATGATATGGACAAAGATGGCTATATCTCCAACGGGGAGCTCTTCCAGGTTCTGAAGATGATGGTTGGGAACAATCTCAAAGATACTCAGTTGCAGCAAATTGTAGACAAAACCATAATAAATGCAGATAAAGATGGTGATGGAAGAATATCCTTTGAGGAATTCTGTGCT